A single window of Rubripirellula lacrimiformis DNA harbors:
- a CDS encoding methyl-accepting chemotaxis protein: protein MVATLTKPRKTQPTAKNATAAANKQDLMNYKGQVEAMSRSQAVIEFDLEGNITFANDNFLNALGYSLEEVVGKHHSMFVEPATKNSEEYRQFWRNLAQGQFQASEFKRLTKDGREIWIQASYNPILDDAGQPFKVVKFATDITASKLRAADFQGQLDAIGKAQAVIEFNLDGTILTANENFLKTLGYSLEEIVGKHHRMFVTTDHANSVDYTNFWERLKNGEYQAAEYLRIGKGGKEVWIQASYNPILDMNGAPFKVVKFATDTTAQVNAREELKNKVADILKVVNAATDGDLTQTIDVNGDDAIGQVGARLATFFSDLRGSIESIAENSSSLAGASEELSAVSAQMSGNAEETSSQANIVSSASTEVSQNIQTVTTGVEELNSAIREIARNATEASKVSNQAVKVASETNDTISKLGASSLEIGKVVKVITSIAEQTNLLALNATIEAARAGEAGKGFAVVANEVKELAKETAKATEEISGKIETIQSDTNGAVSAIREISEVINQINDISNTIASAVEEQTATANEISRNIGEASLGADEIAKNITSVATAADGTSQGAGNTQQAAGELSEMAANLQKLVQRFKF, encoded by the coding sequence GTGGTCGCTACGCTCACTAAGCCTCGTAAGACACAACCAACTGCAAAAAACGCTACTGCAGCGGCGAACAAGCAAGATCTGATGAACTACAAGGGCCAAGTCGAAGCGATGAGTCGCTCGCAAGCCGTAATCGAGTTCGATCTTGAAGGCAATATCACTTTTGCAAATGACAATTTCCTAAATGCCCTCGGCTATTCGCTTGAAGAAGTGGTGGGCAAGCACCACAGCATGTTTGTGGAACCTGCGACGAAAAACAGCGAAGAATACAGGCAGTTCTGGCGCAATCTTGCCCAAGGGCAGTTTCAAGCTTCCGAATTCAAGCGGCTGACGAAAGACGGACGAGAAATCTGGATCCAAGCATCCTACAATCCAATCCTCGACGATGCCGGCCAACCATTCAAGGTTGTCAAATTCGCAACTGACATTACTGCGTCGAAGCTGAGGGCTGCTGACTTCCAAGGCCAGCTGGATGCCATTGGTAAAGCACAAGCGGTGATTGAGTTCAACTTGGACGGAACCATCTTGACCGCCAATGAAAATTTCCTAAAAACGCTGGGTTACTCACTCGAAGAGATCGTCGGCAAACATCACCGAATGTTTGTAACCACGGATCATGCAAATTCAGTCGACTATACTAATTTTTGGGAACGGCTCAAGAATGGCGAGTACCAAGCCGCAGAGTACTTGCGAATTGGCAAGGGTGGGAAGGAAGTTTGGATCCAAGCGTCTTACAATCCCATCCTGGACATGAATGGCGCGCCATTCAAAGTCGTTAAGTTTGCGACGGACACGACCGCGCAGGTCAACGCAAGAGAAGAGCTGAAGAACAAGGTCGCTGACATTCTAAAGGTCGTCAATGCGGCAACCGATGGTGACCTTACACAGACCATCGATGTGAATGGCGATGATGCCATTGGTCAAGTGGGGGCGAGATTGGCAACCTTCTTCAGTGACCTGCGTGGGAGCATTGAATCGATTGCAGAGAATTCTTCGTCACTCGCTGGTGCTTCGGAGGAATTGTCGGCCGTGAGTGCTCAGATGAGCGGAAATGCTGAAGAAACGTCGTCGCAAGCAAACATTGTGTCGAGTGCTTCGACCGAGGTGAGTCAGAACATTCAGACTGTCACAACGGGCGTTGAAGAACTGAACTCGGCAATTCGCGAAATTGCTCGCAATGCAACCGAGGCTTCGAAAGTTTCCAACCAAGCCGTCAAGGTGGCGAGCGAGACGAATGACACAATCTCGAAGCTGGGTGCAAGCAGCCTGGAGATCGGAAAGGTCGTCAAAGTCATCACATCGATTGCCGAGCAAACCAACTTGCTGGCACTCAATGCAACGATCGAAGCAGCCCGTGCTGGCGAAGCCGGCAAAGGATTTGCCGTGGTTGCCAACGAAGTCAAGGAATTGGCGAAAGAGACAGCTAAGGCAACAGAGGAAATCAGCGGTAAGATCGAAACGATCCAGTCGGACACCAACGGTGCAGTTTCTGCGATCCGCGAGATCAGTGAAGTGATCAACCAGATCAACGATATTTCGAATACGATCGCAAGTGCTGTTGAGGAACAAACCGCTACGGCGAATGAAATCAGCCGCAACATTGGCGAGGCCTCACTGGGTGCCGATGAAATCGCGAAGAACATTACTTCGGTTGCAACGGCTGCCGATGGCACTTCGCAAGGGGCAGGCAACACTCAGCAAGCGGCGGGTGAGCTCTCCGAAATGGCAGCAAACCTGCAGAAATTGGTGCAGCGTTTCAAGTTCTAG
- a CDS encoding chemotaxis protein CheW, protein MLTDKQICTFYLDRQVFGIEVSAVQEVIRYQEMTEVPLAHESVCGLINLRGQIVTAIDLRKRFGLEDRKPDKLPMNIIVRGSGGATSFLVDRIGEVREISNNNVESSPATLNGVARDLIRGAYKTDDNLILILNTERAMNVTLN, encoded by the coding sequence ATGCTAACTGATAAACAAATCTGCACGTTCTATCTTGATCGTCAAGTCTTTGGGATTGAGGTCAGCGCAGTCCAAGAGGTCATCCGCTACCAGGAAATGACTGAAGTCCCGCTTGCTCACGAGTCCGTCTGCGGACTCATTAACTTGCGTGGTCAGATCGTGACTGCGATTGATCTTCGCAAACGATTTGGGCTGGAGGATCGTAAACCGGACAAGCTGCCAATGAATATCATTGTTCGCGGCAGTGGGGGCGCCACAAGCTTTCTCGTCGATCGGATTGGCGAAGTGAGGGAGATTTCGAATAACAACGTTGAATCATCACCTGCGACATTGAATGGTGTTGCTCGCGACCTGATTCGTGGTGCCTATAAGACTGATGACAACCTGATTCTGATCCTCAACACGGAGCGTGCCATGAACGTCACACTTAATTAG
- a CDS encoding chemotaxis protein CheA has product MTIDDTEILNEFVIESQEHLGDIETDFLTLELQIDGVDVALVNKIFRAIHSIKGAAGFMGLHVLEKLAHREEEVLNRMRNLEIAPTSPVINTLLRSTDAIKHLLDNIETSNDEDVSVHIKALSQLLDTSAEAAVSDVVEVSAERLDGIEEAMQSIEEPQPTGAEAPAAEVRDETETPLATTVETKPTPNAKTPSAAKPQATEPAHQDKVTTESSIRVDVCLLDMLMNQVGELVLARNQMLQFANRFEDGQYNKTSQRLNLITTELQEGVMKTRMQPIGNVWSKFPRLVRDLAQICDKEVRIEMEGKSTELDKTIIEAIKDPLTHLVRNTVDHGIENPDVRESNGKNREGCLTLRAFHEGGQVNIEISDDGAGLNLNRIKQKAVEKGVITQKQAEEMQDHELCNLIFAPGFSTAETVSNVSGRGVGMDVVKTNIEKIGGTLDLDSRPGIGTTVRIKIPLTLAIIPALLVSCAGNRFAIPQVNLMELVRLEGEQSRTKIEWIQNAPVYRLRGRLLPLVDLRQVLKREVEKNDESNAINIVILRADDQQFGLIVDHISDTEEIVVKPLSQQLKDLPIYSGATIMGDGNVALILDVLGIAQRSNVLQANLDKAMKESSVTSEAPGAALQTLLILGLGSTTRVAMPMSQVARLEQIAKNSIEVANNRPVVQYRGKILPLIHLPETLGTQPRSGEASTGDEEEFIHVVVYTEDTRSFGLVVDRILDIVETKVEISESSRSCGLLGSAIIQSKVIDLLDLPVIIQSFDAPNA; this is encoded by the coding sequence GTGACAATCGACGACACAGAGATACTGAACGAATTCGTAATCGAATCCCAAGAGCACTTGGGTGATATCGAAACCGACTTCCTGACGCTTGAACTGCAGATCGATGGTGTTGACGTCGCCTTGGTGAACAAAATCTTTCGAGCGATCCACTCGATCAAGGGGGCAGCTGGATTCATGGGACTTCATGTCCTTGAAAAGCTGGCGCATCGCGAGGAGGAGGTTCTCAATCGAATGCGGAACCTCGAGATCGCACCAACCAGTCCAGTTATCAACACGTTGCTGAGGTCCACCGACGCAATCAAGCACCTGCTCGACAACATTGAGACTTCCAATGATGAAGACGTTTCCGTTCACATCAAAGCTCTCAGCCAACTGCTAGACACCTCCGCTGAAGCAGCAGTCAGCGATGTGGTTGAAGTCAGCGCTGAACGGCTCGATGGAATTGAAGAGGCGATGCAATCGATCGAAGAGCCACAACCGACAGGGGCCGAGGCCCCCGCGGCGGAAGTGCGGGATGAAACCGAAACGCCGTTAGCAACAACGGTAGAGACGAAGCCAACACCGAACGCCAAGACGCCTTCCGCTGCCAAGCCTCAAGCAACGGAACCGGCTCACCAAGATAAAGTCACTACCGAGAGTTCGATTCGGGTTGACGTTTGCTTGCTTGACATGTTGATGAATCAAGTCGGCGAGCTTGTTCTTGCACGCAACCAAATGCTTCAATTTGCCAACCGCTTTGAAGACGGTCAGTACAACAAAACCTCACAGCGACTCAACTTGATTACGACCGAGTTGCAAGAAGGCGTGATGAAGACACGCATGCAACCTATCGGTAACGTGTGGAGCAAATTCCCGCGTCTGGTTCGCGACCTTGCACAGATCTGCGACAAAGAAGTTCGCATCGAAATGGAAGGGAAAAGCACGGAGCTCGACAAGACGATCATCGAAGCTATCAAAGATCCGCTCACTCACCTGGTCCGCAACACTGTGGATCACGGCATTGAGAATCCAGACGTGCGAGAATCCAATGGCAAGAATCGCGAAGGATGCTTGACGCTACGAGCTTTCCATGAAGGTGGCCAGGTAAACATTGAGATTTCGGATGATGGTGCCGGGTTGAACCTGAATCGCATCAAGCAGAAAGCAGTCGAGAAAGGGGTCATTACCCAGAAGCAAGCCGAGGAAATGCAGGATCACGAACTCTGCAATCTGATTTTTGCGCCAGGTTTTTCGACAGCGGAAACGGTGTCGAATGTTTCCGGCCGTGGCGTCGGAATGGATGTTGTCAAAACGAACATTGAAAAAATTGGCGGCACGCTTGACCTTGATAGTCGCCCGGGAATTGGCACCACCGTTCGAATTAAAATACCATTGACGCTGGCGATCATTCCCGCACTGCTGGTTTCGTGTGCAGGGAATCGATTCGCGATTCCTCAGGTCAACCTGATGGAACTGGTGCGTCTTGAAGGCGAACAGTCCCGGACAAAGATCGAATGGATTCAGAATGCCCCTGTATATCGTCTCCGTGGCCGCCTGTTGCCGCTTGTAGATCTTCGGCAGGTGCTCAAACGCGAGGTCGAAAAAAACGATGAATCCAATGCAATCAATATTGTCATTCTGCGAGCTGACGACCAACAGTTCGGATTGATTGTTGACCACATCAGCGATACGGAAGAAATTGTTGTCAAGCCTCTCAGCCAGCAGTTGAAGGATCTTCCGATCTATTCAGGTGCGACGATCATGGGCGACGGAAACGTCGCATTGATTTTGGATGTCCTGGGTATTGCGCAACGATCGAATGTTTTGCAAGCAAACCTGGATAAAGCAATGAAGGAGTCAAGCGTCACATCGGAAGCTCCAGGTGCCGCGCTGCAGACATTGCTGATTCTGGGGCTTGGTTCGACGACAAGAGTGGCAATGCCAATGTCACAGGTCGCCCGCTTAGAACAAATTGCAAAAAACTCCATCGAAGTAGCAAACAATCGGCCTGTGGTTCAATATCGAGGAAAGATCCTTCCATTGATTCACTTGCCTGAAACTCTCGGCACGCAACCTCGATCCGGGGAGGCCTCCACAGGGGACGAAGAAGAGTTCATTCATGTCGTTGTTTACACGGAAGACACACGTAGCTTTGGCTTGGTCGTCGATCGCATTCTCGACATCGTTGAAACGAAAGTCGAAATATCCGAAAGCTCGCGCAGTTGTGGATTGTTAGGATCAGCAATCATCCAAAGCAAAGTCATTGATCTCCTCGATCTACCCGTGATCATCCAATCGTTCGACGCACCGAACGCGTAA
- a CDS encoding ISAzo13 family transposase — protein sequence MAFQFESPYSKQIEERMKNVFDSLSEKDRRRYAAIETEKLGYGGQRYISELFGCSEHAIRHGLDEIESLPEDPLGDRQRAEGGGRKQKIDEEPEIEDQLFEIVDIHIAGSPDEPDIIWTHQSPQAIAATLTHDGTPISAPTVADWLEGQDIRRRKIEKSIAGGQSPDRDTQFQEIDRFRSLFREAGDPVFSIDTKAKELLGTMYRDGRAYLSSPMRAFDHDYPSWSDGVLIPHGIYDPVRNHGHLNLGLSHDTSEFACDSFWWFWRRVGRFHYAGAKKILWLCDAGGSNNARYWIFKEDLSRLATRIGLPIQVAHYPPYCSKYNPIERRFFSQVGRTCSGLMMRSAEFAAELMRQTSTATGLSTTAHIIKRAYELKRKATEEFMTRMPITFSNLLPRLNYTANPS from the coding sequence ATGGCGTTTCAATTTGAGTCCCCGTACTCCAAGCAGATCGAAGAACGCATGAAAAATGTTTTCGATAGCTTGTCTGAAAAGGATCGTCGCCGCTACGCCGCCATCGAGACGGAGAAGCTTGGATATGGTGGTCAACGCTACATCTCAGAGCTATTTGGTTGTTCCGAGCATGCGATCCGGCATGGTTTGGATGAGATTGAATCGCTGCCCGAGGATCCTCTGGGCGATCGACAACGGGCTGAAGGTGGAGGAAGAAAGCAGAAAATTGACGAGGAACCAGAGATCGAAGATCAACTCTTTGAAATCGTGGATATTCACATCGCTGGCAGTCCCGACGAACCCGATATCATCTGGACTCATCAGTCGCCGCAAGCGATCGCTGCGACGTTGACGCACGATGGCACACCGATCAGCGCGCCCACGGTGGCCGATTGGCTCGAAGGCCAAGATATCCGTCGACGCAAAATTGAAAAGTCGATTGCCGGCGGACAGAGCCCCGATCGCGATACACAGTTTCAGGAAATCGATCGATTCCGTTCGCTCTTCCGAGAGGCTGGCGACCCTGTTTTCTCCATTGACACCAAGGCGAAAGAGCTTCTTGGCACGATGTATCGCGACGGCCGTGCCTACCTGAGCAGTCCGATGCGAGCATTCGATCACGACTATCCGAGTTGGTCCGATGGCGTTTTGATTCCCCACGGAATCTACGACCCGGTTCGCAACCACGGACACCTTAACTTGGGGCTCAGTCACGATACCAGCGAGTTTGCCTGCGATAGTTTTTGGTGGTTCTGGCGTCGTGTCGGGCGATTCCATTATGCAGGGGCCAAAAAGATACTTTGGTTGTGTGACGCCGGTGGCAGCAACAATGCTCGGTACTGGATCTTCAAAGAAGACTTGTCTCGCTTGGCTACGCGGATCGGACTGCCGATCCAGGTTGCTCACTACCCGCCATACTGCAGCAAGTACAATCCGATCGAACGGCGGTTCTTCTCACAGGTGGGCCGAACTTGCAGCGGGCTGATGATGCGATCAGCCGAGTTTGCAGCAGAGCTAATGAGACAAACGTCAACAGCGACCGGTCTGAGCACGACCGCCCATATCATCAAACGAGCCTACGAACTCAAACGCAAGGCAACCGAGGAATTCATGACACGAATGCCAATCACATTTTCGAACCTACTGCCTCGACTAAACTACACGGCCAACCCTTCATAG